The window AACCCGCAGATGATGATGGCTGCGGGGTTGCTCGTTTACACCACGCAGATCCTGCTGGTCGGCATCGTCCTCGCGGTCTTCAAGAACACCGAACTCTTCAACCGGCAGGCGTTCGCCTTCACCCTGCTGGGCTGCGCCCTGATCTGGACGGGCTTCCAGGTGCGCGGTGCGCTCAAGGCCAAGACCTTCTACGTCGAGGCCGACGCCTCCGAAAACAAGGGCGACAAGCCCTCGGACTCGGGGCGTCAACAGTGACGAGGCCCGGCTGTCCCCCCAACGAGGGGGGCAGTGTTTATGCCGCACTGACGGACTGCTATCGTCCGTCGCAACAACGGAGTACGGGAAGAGGCCAGGTCTGTCCGCACGATGGACGGATCGCCCCCCGGATCCTTGCAGTCTTCGATGATCCCGCTGTGGTGCAGCGCACCGCCGTGCGGGATCGGCGAGAAACCCATCAAGTTCCAGTGCCGCACCGTGGCCTCGGGCCACGCCGACACACCGAGGTTGCCGTAACCATGCGTCACGACGAAGGAGTCCGTGGTGAGTGCTGAACTCACGTCTTCGCTCGCCTCAGGCAGTTGCCACTTCGGGGACGCTGGCTGCGGCTTCCCGGCCCCCGGCCTGAACGAGTTCGACTTCAAGCCGATCTTCTCGATCGGCAGCTTCGAATTCAACAAGCCGATGCTGCTGTCGATGATCGTCGCAGTGCTGGTGGTCGTCTTCTTCTGGGCCGCGTTCGCCAAGCCGCGCCTGGTGCCCGGCAAGCTGCAGCTGGTCGGTGAGATCGGCTACGACTTCGTCAAGCGGTCCATCGTGCTGGAGACGATCGGCAAGAAGGGCGAGAAGTTCGTCCCGATGCTCGTCTCGATGTTCTTCTTCGTCTGGCTGATGAACATCATGTCGGTCATCCCGTTCGCCCAGTTCCCGGTGACGGCGGCCATCGCCTTCCCGGCGGGTCTGGCGGGGGTCGTGTGGATCACCTACATGACCCTGACCTTCAAGAAGCACGGCTTCGTCGGCGGTCTGAAGAACCTCTGCTGGCCCTCGGGCATCCCCGGCTGGGTCATGTTCATCCTGGTGCCGATCGAGTTCTTCTCGAACATCTTCGTGCGCCCGTTCACGCTCGCGGTCCGAGCCTTCGCGAACATGTTCGCCGGCCACCTGCTGATCGTGATGTTCTCCATCGCCTCCTGGTACCTGCTCAGCCCGACCCTGGGCGCGCTCTACGGCTCGGCGTCGTTCATCGTCGCCATCGGCCTGACCGCCTTCGAGCTGCTGGTCCAGTTCCTGCAGGCCTACATCTTCGTGATGCTGGCCAGCAGCTACATCGCCGGTGCCCTCGAAGAGGCGCACTGAGCCTGGGGCCCCGGCCCCTCACGAACCAACCTCCCGGATCGCCCGGTGGCCAATCACCACCGGTTCACCACCCCTGCAAAGGACAATTGCAATGAGCATGCTCGCTGAGGGCGTCGTCGGTTCCATCGCCTCCGTCGGCTACGGTCTCGCGGCCATCGGCCCCGGCATCGGCGTTGGTCTCATCTTCGGTAACGGTGTCCAGGCCATGGCCCGTCAGCCCGAGGCTGCCGGCCTGATCCGTTCCAACATGTTCATCGGCTTCGCGCTGACCGAGGCGCTCGCCCTGATCGGCATCGTCATGCCGTTCGTCTTCGGCACCGGCAAGTAATTCCGGCGTAGCCCTTTCTGAGGAAGGTCCAGATATGAGCATCGCGGCTTCGCTCGCGGCCGAGGAGCAGATGAATCCGCTCCTCCCCGCGTGGCCCGAGATCATCATCGGCCTGCTCTGCTTCTTCATCGTCTTCGGGCTGCTCGGCAAGAAGCTCCTCCCCAGCATCGAGAAGGTGCTGTCGGAGCGTCGGGACGCCATCGAGGGCGGCATGGAGCGCGCCGAGGCCGCTCAGGCCGAGGCCCAGGCCCTGCTTGAGCAGTACCGCGCCGAGCTCGCCGAGGCGCGTCACGAGGCTGCCCGCATCGTCGAGCAGGCTCGCGAGCAGGGCGCTGCCCAGCTCACCGAGATGCGCGAGGAGGGCCAGCGCCAGCGCGAGGCCATCGTCGCCGCCGGCCACGCGCAGATCGAGGCCGACAAGAAGCAGGCGACCACCGCCCTGCGCCAGGACGTGGGTTCGCTCGCTTCGCAGCTGGCCTCCCGCATCGTGGGCGAGTCCCTTGAGGACCACACGCGGCAGAGCGGCGTGATCGACCGGTTCCTGGACGAGCTGGAGGCCAAGGCCACCGTTGCTCCGGGTGCGGCCAAGTGATCGGCGCTAGCCGCGAGGCCCTCGCCGCCGGGCGGCAGAACCTCGAAGCCCTGACCGACTCCACCTCGGTGGACGCGGTCAAGGTCGCCGAGGAGCTCACCGCCGTCACGGTCCTCCTGGACCGTGAGGTGTCGCTGCGCCGCGTCCTGACCGACCCGTCCCGGTCCGGCCAGGACAAGGCCCAGCTGGTCTCCTCGCTGCTGACCGGGCAGGTCTCCGGCGAGACCATCGACCTGGTCTCCGGCCTGGTCCGCTCCCGCTGGTCGGGGTCGCGCGACCTGGTCGACTCGGTCGAGGAGCTGGCCGCGTACGCCGAGGTCATCGCCGCCGACAAGGCCGGTGTCCTGGACGACGTCGAGGACGAGCTGTTCCGGTTCGGCCGGGTGGTGAACGGCTCCACCGAGCTGCGCTCCGCGCTGACCGAGCCCAAGGCCGGCGCCGTCGCCAAGGCCGAGCTGATCAAGAAGCTGCTCGGTGGCCGCGCCAACGCGGGCACCGTCCGGCTGGTCACCGCCCTGGTGAACAACCCGCGTGGCCGTAGCCTGGAGCAGGGCCTCGAGTCCTACTCGAGGCTCGCCGCCGCACGGCGCGGGCGCGTGGTGGCCCTGGTCACCACCGCGGTGCCGCTGTCCGACAGCCAGAAGGATCGCCTGGAAGGCGCTCTCGGCCGGCTGTACAGCCGCCGGGTCCACCTGAACATCGACGTCGACCCCGAGGTCGTCGGCGGTGTCCGGGTCCAGATCGGCGACGAGATCATCGACGGCACCGTGTCGAGCCGCCTCGAAGGCGCTCGCCAGTCGCTCGAAGGCTGAGCACCGAAGAACATCCGACCCTCGGTCGGGAACCGGCTCCACCGGAGCCGGCAAATCGTACGGCCGGTTCGAGAGACCCGGCCGAGAGTCGAATACTTGCGGCCCTCAATGGCGGGCCGAGGATCGCAAACTAGGAGAGCAGGGAAGCCTGATGGCGGAGCTTACGATCCGTCCGGAGGAAATCCGGGACGCGCTGGCCGACTTTGTCCAGTCGTACCAGCCGGACGCCGCCTCGCGTGAAGAGGTCGGCACGGTCACTGACGCGGCGGACGGCATCGCCCATGTCGAGGGTCTGCCCTCGGTCATGGCGAACGAGCTGCTGAAGTTCGAGGACGGCACGCTCGGCCTCGCGCTGAACCTCGACACCCGTGAGATCGGTGTCGTCATCCTCGGTGAGTTCGGCGGCATCGAGGAGGGCCAGACGGTGCGCCGCACCGGCGAGGTCCTCTCCGTGCCGGTCGGCGACGGCTACCTCGGCCGCGTCGTGGACCCGCTGGGCAACGCGATCGACGGTCTGGGCGACATCGCCTCCACCGGCCGTCGCGCCCTGGAGCTGCAGGCCCCCGGCGTCATGGTCCGCAAGTCGGTCCACGAGCCGATGCAGACCGGTATCAAGGCCATCGACGCGATGACCCCGATCGGCCGCGGCCAGCGTCAGCTGATCATCGGCGACCGCCAGACCGGCAAGACCGCGGTGGCGATCGACACGATCATCAACCAGCGCGACAACTGGCGCTCGGGCGACCCGAAGAAGCAGGTCCGCTGCATCTACGTCGCCGTGGGCCAGAAGGGCTCCACCATCGCGTCCGTGCGTGGCGCCCTGGAGGAGGCCGGCGCGCTGGAGTACACCACGATCGTGGCTGCTCCCGCCTCCGACCCGGCCGGCTTCAAGTACCTCGCCCCGTACACCGGTTCGGCCATCGGCCAGGAGTGGATGTACGACGGCAAGCACGTCCTCATCATCTTCGACGACCTGTCGAAGCAGGCCGAGGCGTACCGCTCCGTGTCGCTGCTGCTCCGTCGTCCGCCGGGCCGCGAGGCCTACCCGGGTGACGTCTTCTACCTGCACTCCCGCCTGCTGGAGCGCTGCGCGAAGCTCTCCGACGAGCTGGGCGCCGGCTCGATGACCGGTCTGCCGATCATCGAGACCAAGGCCAACGACGTCTCGGCGTACATCCCGACCAACGTCATCTCGATCACCGACGGCCAGTGCTTCCTGGAGTCCGACCTGTTCAACGCCGGCATCCGCCCGGCCGTGAACGTCGGTATCTCGGTCTCCCGCGTCGGTGGTTCGGCCCAGATCAAGGCCATGAAGTCGGTCGCCGGCCGTCTGCGTCTGGACCTCGCCCAGTACCGTGAGCTGGAGGCCTTCGCCGGCTTCGGTTCCGACCTGGACGCGGCCTCCAAGGCCCAGCTGGAGCGCGGTGCGCGCATGGTCGAGCTGCTCAAGCAGGGCCAGTACCAGCCGTTCCCGGTCGAGGAGCAGGTCGTCTCCATCTGGGCCGGCACCACCGGCAAGCTGGACGACGTCCCGGTCGCGGAGATCCGCCGCTTCGAGCGCGAGTTCCTGGACCACCTGCGCCTTCAGCACAAGAACCTGCTGGCCGGCATCGTCGAGACCTCCAAGCTGGAGGACGGCACCATCGACGCGCTGACCTCCGCGATCGAGGCCTTCAAGCAGGGCTACACCACGGCTGACGGCAAGCTGCTCTCCGAGCAGGCCTGAGTCCGGTAGCGAGGGAAAGGACGTAACGACCCATGGGAGCACAGCTTCGGGTCTACAAGCGCCGGATCCGCTCTGTCACCGCGACGAAGAAGATCACCAAGGCGATGGAGATGATCTCCGCGGCGCGCATCGGTAAGGCGCAGCGCGCGGTGGCCGCCTCCACTCCGTACGCCGATGAACTCACCCGGGCGGTGACGGCGGTGGCCACCCGGTCCAACGCCAAGCACCCGCTCACCAGCGAGAACCCGGCCGCCACGCGCGCCGCGGTACTGCTGATCACGGCGGACCGCGGTCTGGCGGGCGGCTACTCGTCCAACGCCATCAAGGCCTCGCTGGTGCTCGCCGAGCGCCTGCGCGGCGAGGGCAAGGACGTGGTGACGTACGTCGTCGGCCGCAAGGGCGTCTCGTACTACAGCTTCCGTGACCTCGCGGTCGCGGAGTCGTGGACGGGCTTCTCGGACAAGCCGACGTACGGCGACGCCAAGGCGGTCTCGGCCGCTCTGATCTCGGCCTTCACGGCCGAGACGGACGGTGTCGACGAGGTCCACGTGATCTCGACGCGGTTCGAGTCCATGCTGACCCAGACCGCGGTGGACGCCCGGCTGCTGCCGCTGAAGCTCGACGAGGTCGAGCTCAGCGACGAGTCGAAGGCCACGCACGAGATCTTCCCGCTGTACGACTTCGAGCCGTCGGCGGAGGGCGTCCTCGACGCACTGCTGCCGCGGTACGTCGAGAGCCGGATCTACAACGCGCTGCTGCAGTCCGCCGCATCGGAGCACGCCGCTCGCCGGCGCGCGATGAAGAGCGCGACGGACAACGCCGGAGAGCTCATCAAGTCGCTTACGCGGCTTGCCAACTCGGCCCGTCAGGCCGAGATCACCCAGGAAATCAGCGAGATCGTCGGCGGTGCCAACGCCCTCGCCGACGCTAGCCGCGGGAGCGAATGAGAATGACCACCACTGTTGAGCCGACCACGGCGACGGGCCGCGTCGCGCGGGTCATCGGCCCGGTCGTCGACGTGGAGTTCCCCGTCGACGCGATTCCGGAGATGTTCAACGCCCTGCACGTCGAGGTGGACAACCCCGACGGCTCGGGCAAGAAGGTCCTGACCCTTGAGGTCGCGCAGCACCTCGGCGACGGCATGGTCCGCGGCATCTCGATGCAGCCGACCGACGGCCTGGTCCGTGGCGCGCAGGTCTCCGACACCGGCTCCGCCATCTCGGTGCCGGTCGGCCAGATCACCAAGGGCAAGGTCTTCAACGCCCTCGGTGAGGTGCTGAACGTCGACAAGGCCGAGTTCGAGGCCGAGGTCAAGGTCCGCTGGCCGATCCACCGCAAGGCGCCGGCCTTCAAGGACCTCGAGTCCAAGACCGAGATGTTCGAGACCGGCATCAAGGTCATCGACCTGCTCACCCCGTACGTCACCGGTGGCAAGATCGGTCTGTTCGGTGGTGCCGGTGTCGGCAAGACCGTTCTGATCCAGGAGATGATCTACCGCGTCGCCGAGAACTTCGGTGGTGTGTCGGTCTTCGCCGGCGTCGGCGAGCGCACTCGTGAGGGCAACGACCTCATCCACGAGATGGTGGACTCGGGCGTTCTGGACAAGACCGCGCTGGTCTTCGGCCAGATGGACGAGCCGCCGGGCACCCGTCTTCGCGTCGCGCTCTCCGCGCTGACCATGGCGGAGTACTTCCGTGACGTCGAGAAGCAGGACGTGCTCCTCTTCATCGACAACATCTTCCGGTTCACCCAGGCCGGTTCCGAGGTGTCGACCCTGCTCGGCCGGATGCCCTCCGCGGTGGGTTACCAGCCGAACCTGGCCGACGAGATGGGCCTCCTCCAGGAGCGCATCACCTCGACCCGCGGTCACTCGATCACCTCGATGCAGGCGATCTACGTCCCCGCGGACGACCTGACCGACCCGGCCCCGGCCACCACCTTCGCCCACCTGGACGCGACGACCGTTCTGTCGCGCCCGATCTCGGAGAAGGGCATCTACCCGGCCGTCGACCCGCTGGACTCCACGTCCCGCATCCTCGACCCGCGGTACATCGCGCAGACCCACTACGAGACGGCCATCCGTATCAAGGGGATCCTGCAGAAGTACAAGGACCTCCAGGACATCATCGCCATCCTCGGTATGGACGAGCTGTCGGAGGAGGACAAGATCACGGTCCACCGTGCCCGTCGCATCGAGCGCTTCCTCTCGCAGAACACCTACGTGGCGAAGCAGTTCACCGGCGTCGACGGTTCGACCGTGCCGCTGTCGGAGACCATCGAGGCCTTCAACGCGATCGCGGACGGCAAGTACGACTCCGTCCCCGAGCAGGCCTTCTTCATGTGCGGTGGCATCGAGGACCTCGAGAAGAACGCCGCCGAGCTCGCGAAGAAGTAGTCGCGTCCGGTAGCAGCCGAGTGTGATCGTGAGGGGTGGGCCCCAGCCCTGGGACCCACCCCTCACGTCGCACCGGCTGTGATTCCGGTCAAATCCGTGCCGCCGGTTTCATGCCGGGGGCGCGGGCCCGTTATTCTTACCGAAACTCCCGAGTAATCGGGGGTTGCATGAGCCTAGGAGCCCACGTTGGCTGAGCTGCACGTCGAGCTGGTCGCAGCCGACCGCAAGGTGTGGTCCGGTGCGGCCACCATCGTCGTCGCCCGTACGGCCTCCGGTGACACCGGCATCATGCCGGGGCACACCCCGGTGCTGAGCGTGCTGGAGACCGGTCCGGTCACCATCCGCACCGTGGACGGCGGCACCGTGATCGCCGCTGTGCACGGCGGCTTCATCTCCTTCGCCGACAACAAGCTGTCTCTGCTCGCGGAGATCGCCGAGCTGGCGGACGAGATCGACGTCGCGCGCGCCGAGCGTGCACTGGAGAAGGCACAGTCGGACCTGGACGAGCACGCCGAGCGACGCGCCGAGGTGCGTCTGTTCGCGGCGCGCGGTCTCAAGGCCCACGCCTGAGTGCGCCGGACCCTCGCTTAGCGGGGTCGACCGACGGTCCCGGGGACGCGTGAGCGTGACCCCGGGACTGTCGTCTCAGTTGGTAGGTCAACGCGGTCGCCTGATACGACCGATACGGGGAACGCGGGTAGCGAGGAGGTAGGTGAGCATGGTCCTCGCCCTTGTGGTGTGCGCGGCGGTCGTTGCGCTGGGCGTGATCGGCCTGGTGGCATTCGCGGTACGGCGCCGTGTGATCCAGCGGGTCGGCGGAACGTTCGATTGCAGTTACCGGCTCAAAATGCCCGCCGACGCCTCGACGCAGCCCGACCTCGACGAGAACGGCAAACCCACCTCGGCCCCGGTCCCCCAGACCGATGGCAAGGGGTGGGTTTTTGGTATCGGGCGCTACAGCGGTGACTCGATCGAGTGGTTCCGGGTCTTCTCGTACGCCCCGCGCCCGCGCCGGGTGCTCCCCCGCCGGGAGATCGAGGTGCTCGGCCGGCGCTACCCCGAGGGCCAGGAGGAGCTGGCGCTGCTCTCCGGCTCGGTCGTGCTCCGCTGCCTGCACAACGGCGCCCCGCTGGAGCTGGCGATGAGCGACGACGCCCTGACCGGCTTCCTCGCCTGGCTCGAAGCCGCCCCGCCCGGGCAGAGGGTGAATGTCGCGTAGCGACGAGACCCTCGGGTTGGGGGCACCTCCCGGCCGGAGGCTGGGGGAGGGTGAATGTCGCGTAGCGACGACACGCTCGGGTTGGGGGCACCTCCCGGCCGGAGGCTGGGGGAGGGTGAATGTCGCGTAGCGACGAGACCCTCGGGTTGGGGGCACCTCCCGGCCGGAGGCTGGGGGAGGGTGAATGTCGCGTAGCGACGAGACCCTCGGGCCGGGGGTTAACGCGGCCTAACCCGGCTCGCTAGGCTGGGCGGCATGGTCAATCTGACGCGCATCTACACCCGTACCGGCGACGACGGCACCACCGCGCTCGGTGACATGAGCCGCACGACCAAGACCGACCCGCGCCTGATCGCGTACGCCGACACCAACGAGGCCAACGCCGCGATCGGCGTGGCGATCGCCGCCGGAGGCCTCGCCGAGGACGTCACCGCGGTGCTCGTCCGGGTGCAGAACGACCTCTTCGACGTCGGCGCGGACCTGGCCACCCCGGTGGTGGAGGACCCGAAGTACCCGCCGCTGCGGGTGCTGCAGTCCTACATCGACAAGCTGGAGTCGGACTGCGACCACTACCTGGAGTCGCTGGAGAAGCTGCGCAGCTTCATCCTCCCCGGCGGCACCGTCGGCGCGGCCCACCTGCACCTGGCCTGCACGGTGGTGCGGCGGGCCGAGCGGGCCACCTGGGCGGCGATCGAGGAGCACGGGGACACCGTGAACCCGCTGACCGCCAAGTACCTCAACCGGCTGTCCGACCTGCTGTTCATCCTGGCCCGGGCGGCCAACAAGGAGCGTGGCGACGTGCTCTGGGTGCCGGGCGAGAACCGCTGAGCCGACCGCCCCGCCGACCGCCCCGCCGGTCGGCGGGGCGGTGGGGCGTCCGGCGGCGGGCCGCTACTGCTGCTGGGGGATCTTCCAGCCGACCACGTGCCCGTCCTCGACGATCGCGCCGGCCGGCGCCTCCTTGGGCCAGAGCGAGTAGCAGCCGGCCACGATCACGTTGATCCCGGCCGCCATGCCCAGCCGCAGGTACCAGCCGGTGAAG of the Kitasatospora sp. NBC_01246 genome contains:
- a CDS encoding cob(I)yrinic acid a,c-diamide adenosyltransferase: MVNLTRIYTRTGDDGTTALGDMSRTTKTDPRLIAYADTNEANAAIGVAIAAGGLAEDVTAVLVRVQNDLFDVGADLATPVVEDPKYPPLRVLQSYIDKLESDCDHYLESLEKLRSFILPGGTVGAAHLHLACTVVRRAERATWAAIEEHGDTVNPLTAKYLNRLSDLLFILARAANKERGDVLWVPGENR
- the atpA gene encoding F0F1 ATP synthase subunit alpha, with translation MAELTIRPEEIRDALADFVQSYQPDAASREEVGTVTDAADGIAHVEGLPSVMANELLKFEDGTLGLALNLDTREIGVVILGEFGGIEEGQTVRRTGEVLSVPVGDGYLGRVVDPLGNAIDGLGDIASTGRRALELQAPGVMVRKSVHEPMQTGIKAIDAMTPIGRGQRQLIIGDRQTGKTAVAIDTIINQRDNWRSGDPKKQVRCIYVAVGQKGSTIASVRGALEEAGALEYTTIVAAPASDPAGFKYLAPYTGSAIGQEWMYDGKHVLIIFDDLSKQAEAYRSVSLLLRRPPGREAYPGDVFYLHSRLLERCAKLSDELGAGSMTGLPIIETKANDVSAYIPTNVISITDGQCFLESDLFNAGIRPAVNVGISVSRVGGSAQIKAMKSVAGRLRLDLAQYRELEAFAGFGSDLDAASKAQLERGARMVELLKQGQYQPFPVEEQVVSIWAGTTGKLDDVPVAEIRRFEREFLDHLRLQHKNLLAGIVETSKLEDGTIDALTSAIEAFKQGYTTADGKLLSEQA
- the atpB gene encoding F0F1 ATP synthase subunit A, whose protein sequence is MSAELTSSLASGSCHFGDAGCGFPAPGLNEFDFKPIFSIGSFEFNKPMLLSMIVAVLVVVFFWAAFAKPRLVPGKLQLVGEIGYDFVKRSIVLETIGKKGEKFVPMLVSMFFFVWLMNIMSVIPFAQFPVTAAIAFPAGLAGVVWITYMTLTFKKHGFVGGLKNLCWPSGIPGWVMFILVPIEFFSNIFVRPFTLAVRAFANMFAGHLLIVMFSIASWYLLSPTLGALYGSASFIVAIGLTAFELLVQFLQAYIFVMLASSYIAGALEEAH
- a CDS encoding F0F1 ATP synthase subunit gamma; this translates as MGAQLRVYKRRIRSVTATKKITKAMEMISAARIGKAQRAVAASTPYADELTRAVTAVATRSNAKHPLTSENPAATRAAVLLITADRGLAGGYSSNAIKASLVLAERLRGEGKDVVTYVVGRKGVSYYSFRDLAVAESWTGFSDKPTYGDAKAVSAALISAFTAETDGVDEVHVISTRFESMLTQTAVDARLLPLKLDEVELSDESKATHEIFPLYDFEPSAEGVLDALLPRYVESRIYNALLQSAASEHAARRRAMKSATDNAGELIKSLTRLANSARQAEITQEISEIVGGANALADASRGSE
- the atpE gene encoding ATP synthase F0 subunit C, coding for MSMLAEGVVGSIASVGYGLAAIGPGIGVGLIFGNGVQAMARQPEAAGLIRSNMFIGFALTEALALIGIVMPFVFGTGK
- the atpD gene encoding F0F1 ATP synthase subunit beta; this translates as MTTTVEPTTATGRVARVIGPVVDVEFPVDAIPEMFNALHVEVDNPDGSGKKVLTLEVAQHLGDGMVRGISMQPTDGLVRGAQVSDTGSAISVPVGQITKGKVFNALGEVLNVDKAEFEAEVKVRWPIHRKAPAFKDLESKTEMFETGIKVIDLLTPYVTGGKIGLFGGAGVGKTVLIQEMIYRVAENFGGVSVFAGVGERTREGNDLIHEMVDSGVLDKTALVFGQMDEPPGTRLRVALSALTMAEYFRDVEKQDVLLFIDNIFRFTQAGSEVSTLLGRMPSAVGYQPNLADEMGLLQERITSTRGHSITSMQAIYVPADDLTDPAPATTFAHLDATTVLSRPISEKGIYPAVDPLDSTSRILDPRYIAQTHYETAIRIKGILQKYKDLQDIIAILGMDELSEEDKITVHRARRIERFLSQNTYVAKQFTGVDGSTVPLSETIEAFNAIADGKYDSVPEQAFFMCGGIEDLEKNAAELAKK
- a CDS encoding F0F1 ATP synthase subunit B, whose protein sequence is MSIAASLAAEEQMNPLLPAWPEIIIGLLCFFIVFGLLGKKLLPSIEKVLSERRDAIEGGMERAEAAQAEAQALLEQYRAELAEARHEAARIVEQAREQGAAQLTEMREEGQRQREAIVAAGHAQIEADKKQATTALRQDVGSLASQLASRIVGESLEDHTRQSGVIDRFLDELEAKATVAPGAAK
- a CDS encoding F0F1 ATP synthase subunit epsilon — encoded protein: MAELHVELVAADRKVWSGAATIVVARTASGDTGIMPGHTPVLSVLETGPVTIRTVDGGTVIAAVHGGFISFADNKLSLLAEIAELADEIDVARAERALEKAQSDLDEHAERRAEVRLFAARGLKAHA
- a CDS encoding F0F1 ATP synthase subunit delta; the protein is MIGASREALAAGRQNLEALTDSTSVDAVKVAEELTAVTVLLDREVSLRRVLTDPSRSGQDKAQLVSSLLTGQVSGETIDLVSGLVRSRWSGSRDLVDSVEELAAYAEVIAADKAGVLDDVEDELFRFGRVVNGSTELRSALTEPKAGAVAKAELIKKLLGGRANAGTVRLVTALVNNPRGRSLEQGLESYSRLAAARRGRVVALVTTAVPLSDSQKDRLEGALGRLYSRRVHLNIDVDPEVVGGVRVQIGDEIIDGTVSSRLEGARQSLEG
- a CDS encoding DUF2550 domain-containing protein; amino-acid sequence: MVLALVVCAAVVALGVIGLVAFAVRRRVIQRVGGTFDCSYRLKMPADASTQPDLDENGKPTSAPVPQTDGKGWVFGIGRYSGDSIEWFRVFSYAPRPRRVLPRREIEVLGRRYPEGQEELALLSGSVVLRCLHNGAPLELAMSDDALTGFLAWLEAAPPGQRVNVA